GGTTTGCTGTTCGTACTCTTGCTATTTCTGCAAGCACCCTCGCTCTATTTGATTTTCTAAAAGGAGACTATCAAGCTGGATGGCTTCTAGCACTTGGATGGTTAACCATCGTGATCGGGGAGAAAAGGATGTTTAATGAGGAAAAGACAAATGAAGAAACCTAAGAAAATTTCCAACTGTTAACTATCAATAAATAGATCTATAAAATTCATTCAGCTTTTATTCTGTATGCCACCATAAAAGAGATAACAGTATATAAGTCTTTAAATATTGAGGCATTTTATTCCATCCCATTAGTACTATGAGTGAGACAAAGAAAAATAAGAACTTCAATCTGACTGAAATGAAGTTCAAGTTTAATGATCTATTTACTGGAATTGCGTTGTTGTTGTGTGCATTTTTATGTGCGTTTAGCCTTGCACTAATTGCAATAAGGCTAGGGCCAATAGCTAAATGGGCTAATTATCAGACTATTTGCGTGGAACAAGAAAGTTTAAAATCTCCAATCGAATGGGCGGTGCGTAAATGCAATGGAAGATCAAAAGTTTATCAAGTGAAGTGAAGGCAACTCAATTAAAATTGAGTTTATAATTTTCACCATTAAGATGATCACGTGTTTCATAAGAAGCAATAACATCGAATCAATTTTTTGCTTAGAGCCAAAACAATAGAAATCCCGCCAAAAGTCCAGACATATGACCTAACAAGCTAATTCCAGGTAGGAATGACCAAATAATTCCAATGCCTGTAAGTACTGAAATAGATTTAAGTAATCTTGGATCTTTCTTTAACTCGCATCCAATGTAAACAAATTTTTTCTTTCCATAAATTGTAGTCATTAGAATAAACGCGTCGATACCAAATAAAACTCCACTAAATCCAATAGCTAGAGACATAGGATTTCTATAAACTAAAATATCTACGCACCAACAAATGAACGCTTGGAGAGGCATTATCAATACAATAAAAGCCAAAAAGAAATAGTTACTTTGAAGGCTTAATGATTTAAGAAAATATCTAGCTACTATGATCCCAGAGATATTTGCCAATAAATGATTAAAGTCACCATGAAAAAAATGGGATGTAATAATCCTGTATGGCTCATAAAACAAACGTCCAGACCAATAAGCAATAGAAGTCTTATCAATTATTCCTAAGAAATCTGTTGCAAAGAAGCAAATAGTGCAAGCCAAAAAGGGGACAAAATATTGCCAATCATCTTTTGAAATTTTCTCAAGCATTCGTAAATACATTTGCCAATAATCCAATCGTAACTGGTGAAAATGATCAATTGAAAAGCGAATAGGGTTAATTAATTAACTAAGTGAATAAGCTAAAATATTTACCTATCAAGAACTTCATCAATAAAGAAAAGGACTAAAGCCTAAGGTGAACATATCTATCATTTATATAAATGTACATTGATTTAAAAAAGAAACTAAATCTCAATAGTTATGAATGGTGGAGAAACCACCGAAGATTTGTAACCCTTGGATTATTTCTGGCATTTTTTGGTGGCTATGTCAGAGGTCCTTCAGCAAAAGACTTCAAAGTTAATGATATATGCGGACGCCTTAGCGCTGATTTAATTACAGGGGAACACGCCGCAAGAGAATTAAAATTAGGAAAAAAAAGAATCGAGGGGCTTGAAGGAGAGAAAGTTGATATTACCAACCACTACTACCATGCAAAGTACTACTGCCAAGGCTATAAAAAAGGCAATGTAGGCTTGGGATACTAATTAACAGATTTACAAAACAGCCAGAGAAAAGCATTGCACTTTTCACGCCGCTTTTACGGGTCTGGCTTTTTAGCTAAGCGTTTACGGCTTTAGAACTAACTTTTCTTGATCGCTTCGCAGGTCTGCCTGCTAAAGCCTTAGATGTTCTTTTAGAAACGGATTTAGCGGTAGAAGTTGCTTTTTTAGCTTGAGCAGAAGCTACTTTCTTAACTGCGGTCTTAACTTTAGAAGTCTTAACTTTTGCTTTTGAAGCACTCTTGGCTGGAGCAGCTTTAGTTACGGCTTTGCTTGCAATTGCTTTTTTAGCTGCAGTTTTTTTCACAGCAGACTTTTTAGCAACAGTTTTTTTGACAGCTGTCTTTTTAGCGGAGGGTTTTGCTGAGACCTTCTTAGCACTTGAGGACTTACGAGTACGGTGAGAGAGAATCAAAGCCCACTCATCAGCACTAACATTTGCAGGCTTATTACCATGGATCTCAGAAACTTTTGCAGCCTTCTCAATATCCTTTATTAAGTTTTTCCAAGAAGCAGCATAACGCTTATCAGATTGTGACTTAGCACCGCTCTCTACAAGAGTTTCAACAACTTGTGATGCAGTCACTTTTTTTCTTCTTCGGTTAAAAATTTCCTTTTGAAGAGTAGCGATCATTGCTTCGCCTTTAGCGCTAACTTTGATACTTAATTGAGACATTGAATTAAGAATTACCTATGTACAACATCTAGCACATTGTGGGTATCCAAACCGAACAATCTATTTACATGTAGATGTAAATAGCATTTGTATATTATTGATTTACATAAAAAAAAAATCAAAACAAGGAATAAGGAGAATGAAAGACTAGTCATAGTCTTGTTTGGGGAAAAGTTAGGTAAAGCCTCATTTAAAGAGAAAATGACTATCAAGAAGGAATTAAAGGTTTAATCTTTCTCTAAAACGTAAGCAAAAATCGCCATAAAACACAGAAATTCAACCAATCAACCTAGCTATCTATTGCAAATGTTCTTTCTAATTTTGCTTTTATTTGTTTTAAGGACGGTTCTGAGACCTTGAGAATTTTATTATAGAAACCAATAAATTTAAGACACGCCAAGGGAACAAATATTGTCAGTAGTAAGGTTTTAGTTGTAATCATATGAATGTTATAGGCCAAATAAATGAGATACGCTCAGATGTTACTTGTTAAACCTATATATAAACTCGAGGCCTTTAGGAAATTTTAGTTAAGGTCAAGGAGTTAAAAGCGAATTAACCAATTCAATAAAATGAAAGACAAGAAGGATCTCAAAGCCCTTATTTACCAGATAGCAGCAGCAACAGATAGAGGTCAAAGGATGAACGCAATGATTGCTCCTATGTACCAAAATAAATTAGTAGAGATGAATAAACTAGTTGAAGATCTAATACCCCTATCAGATGAAATAACTCAGAGTTCTATTGAAGGTGAATGGGAGCTTATTTACTCGTCAGTTGAATTATTTAGAAGCTCTCCATTTTTTTTAGCCATTGAAAAGGCATTAAACAACAAATCAAAAAGTGATTTATTTTTCAAGCTTCATCTTTTACAAGTTGGATCATTTGGTTTATCAACAGTAGGAAGAGTAGGTCAATATCTAAATTTTAATAAAGGGGAAATGATCTCCACCTTTGATACCACTATCTTTGGACTTACAACCATCCCAATCCTCGGTTGGTTCAAGCTTTTGCCTACCTTTGGTGGTCGAGTCATAACTCTGGCAAAGGGACTTCGACTAACAGACAAAACCCTTTCAATGGAGTTAGAGAAGACTAAAGTATCAGAGGTGGATGGACTGGGAAAAATTCCTTTTTTAGACAGTATTCTCATGGACAGGTGGTATCCAGTAAAGACCGTATGGAAACTTTTACCATGGAACAAAGAAAATCCAAATTGTGAGATTAGCGTTATCTATGTGGACAAAGATTTAAGAATCATCAGAGATATGCACGGAGCATTATTTGTTTACATACGTCCATCAATTCCTCTTCTTGACCAAACAAAAATTTAATCAAAATGTTTTTTAATATTCATTTGATTAAAGCAGTCGCGAAGAATTTGTTGTAGAAACTCTAAAGAAGAAAACCACCTAATTAAACGATAAATGGAAAATCCAGAAGTAATAGTCATTGGAAGTGGTATTGGAGGATTATGTTGCGGCGGATTACTCGCAAAAGCAGGTAAAAAAGTCCTAATTCTTGAGGCTCACTCAAAGCCAGGAGGCGCTGCTCATGGTTTTGAGAAAAATGGCTATAAATTTGAATCTGGTCCCTCTCTTTGGAGTGGAATAGGTACTTGGCCTACGACAAATCCCTTAGGTCAAGTCCTTAAAGCTCTCAACCAAAAAGTAGATTTAATTAAATATCAGGATTGGAATGTTCAGATTCCTGAGGGTGACTACACAATTGGTGTTGGAGATAGACGATTTCTTGATCAGATCAATTCAATTAGTGGTAAAGATGCCATTAAAGAATGGGAACATTTTATTCAAGTGATTAAACCAATTGGTGCAGCAGCCAATGCAATTCCCTTATTAGCACTAAATCAAAACAAGGACACCGTTTTTCAGCTCATAAAACGTAGTAAAACACTACTCTCTCACTTGAAATCTTTTAAATACCTAGGAGGTGCATTTGGGAATTTAGTTGATGAACATCTTAAAGATCCATTTTTAAGAAATTGGGTTGAATTACTTTGTTTTCTAATAAGTGGTTTATCTAAAGACGAAACTAATGCAGCAGCAATGGCAACCCTCTTTGATGATTGGTTTAAACAAGATACCTACCTGGAATATCCAAAGGGAGGAAGTGAATCAATCGTTAATGCTCTTTTAAATGGAATTTACTCATTTGGAGGGAAGCTTCGACTCAATTCAAAAGTTAGTCAAATAATTATAAAGAGGAATAAAGCAATTGGAATAGAGTTGCAGAATGGTGAGAAAATATATGCAGATAATATTGTTAGCAATGCAGATATTTGGAATACTGTAGATTTAATACCAAAAGAGATATCACAAAATTGGAAAGAAAAAAGGGCAAGGACTCCAAAATGTAAGTCATTTCTTCATATACATCTTGGTTTTAATGCAGAAGGTCTGGAAAATATCCCCCTCCATTCAATATGGGTTGATGATTGGTCAAAAGGTATTACTGCCGAAAGAAATGTTGTAGTTCTCTCTATTCCATCAGCATTAGATCCAACAATGTCTCCGCCTAATAAACACATTCTTCATGGCTATACACCTGCCAATGAATCGTGGGACAGATGGGAGGACCTTAAAATTGGTACAAAAGAATATGAAAGGACAAAAGAAGAGCGGTGCTCAGTCTTCTGGAAACCAATAAAAAATTTGGTGCCTGATATAGACGAAAGAATCGAAATAAAAATGCTAGGGACACCACTTACACATCAAAGATTTTTAAATACAAAAAATGGTAGTTATGGACCAGCCTTATCAGCTGCAGAAGGGCTTTTCCCAGGGAATAAAACTCCAATCAAAAATCTATTGTTGTGTGGCTCAAGTACATTCCCAGGGATTGGGATACCACCTGTTGCAGCAAGTGGCGCCATGGCCGCCAATACAATTCTTGGTTCCAAATTTCAAAGGGATCTAATCAAAGAGCTAGACATATAAAAAATACCTATTGTCCTAGAAAACATAATATTAGAAATAAATATTAGAAAATAAAATGACTAACTCACTCAATAAAGCTTTTACAGAAGTAATCGCTCTTGCTCTAATTGTTATAGCAGTAGGTCGTATTCCCTTTCCTAGAGAGAAAGAGCTATCAAATTTATGCAAGGAATACTAAACAATACACCTTAATCAGAATGACTATTCATCAACTGAAAAGACGAGAAGATCAGAGTGATTTCCGATAAAACAGGTTTTAAAGCTGAGACAAATAACATTGGTAATTTTTGTAATTCGTTCTATTTCAACCAAAGGTAGATTTTAAATAAGCAAAATAGAAAAGTTTTTATGAAAATATTTATTCAATTTCAAATAGGGAAAAATACATCCGTAATTTTATCGATAGATTTTATATCAATTTAGTAGTTAAATAAATAAAGATAGTGGCGAGGAAAATCATGAAGAAAGAAACTTCATCAAATGTCCTTGAAAAAATTGATGTCGCCAAAGAAAGAATTAAGGAATTACAAATAATGATTAATCATTGGGAAGGCGATAAGAGTGCCAGCTTTTGGGATACAGAATGCTCCTTAAATCCATCATCTCCTTGTTGCCTTCTCTTTAATGATTGACCATCACTGCATGAATCTCTAAGCCAAGTCAAGCGTATAATTTCATAACAGAAATGTCTCTAATAGCCGTACTAGATTACAAAAATCAACCCAAAGACTTTTAAAATTTTTGGATGCCCTGGAGAGGTATATTTATCTATCTCTCAAAATCTATATTTTTGAACTCATATTTCAAAAAAAAATTTTATAGAGTAAGAAATATGTTGATAAAAAATGCCTGAGCTATCTAAGGTCGTGTCATCTAGTGACTTTGATGACTGGTTTTCATTGAACGACACTATTATGGGAGGCTCAAGCAAGGCAGTTTGTAGAGCTTCCTCAAAAGGACTTTCTCTAGAAGGTGTGGTGGTTGAGGAAAAAGGAGGATTTGTTAGTTGCAAATCTCCAATATTTTCACCTCTTCTGAATTTGTCTAAATATCAAGGTTTTGAATTAAAAATTGAAGGCAAAGGTCGAACTTTAAAATTTGGAGTGTCTTGTAAATACGGGATTTTTGGCTTAAGAGAATTTTTCTTAGATAAGTCACCTGGTGGGCTCAGATGGGTAGCAGAAATAGAAACAAAAAGGTTTGGGACAACAATAATCAAAGTTCCTTTTGAAAGCCTTGAACCAACCGTTCTTGCAAAAAAAATTTCATTACCAATTAAATTCAAATCAGATTCTATAAGCCAATTTCAATTACTACATTCCAAATTCGGTAGACCAGGAGAGCTTAATCCTGGCTTTAAGCCTGGCAAAATAAATTTTGTATTGCAATCTATTAGTGTTTATTAGCAATATTAGAAAAACAAAAATATTTAGACTGTTCTTATCTAGAAGGTAATAAAAAACACTTTGAGTAGAAAAATATTTCTCATGGAATGCAACCTTAAAACAAATTAAATCTACGAAAAACATTTTTTATTGTATATACTCCGATTAATTCTGAAAACTCCCTTTCAGAGGGATTCTTTTAAAAATAAAAACCATTAATATGAATAACGAAGACTTACCACCGATATGTGGTTTTGAATTTAAAATTAATAAGTTAGTAAATAAGGAAAGAGATAGTAGACAATTCGAAGAAAAGTCAAAATTTGAGAATGTCAATTCAGGGTTTGCATGTGCCCTCCATATGCATCAACCAACAATTCCAGCAGGTAAAAATGGAGAGCTCATTTCACATTTGCAATATATGTTTGAACACACTTCAGAAGGAGATAATCACAATGCTGAACCATTTGCTCAATGCTATAAACGTCTAGCTGAAATCATTCCAAACCTGATAGATGAAGGATATGATCCCAAAATAATGCTTGATTACTCAGGAAATCTTCTTTGGGGAATCGAACAAATGGGTCGAAACGATATTCTTACATCATTAAAGCTCCTAACGTGTAATGAGACCGTTCGTCCACACGTTGAATGGCTAGGAACCTTTTGGAGTCATGCTGTAGCCTCTTCGACTCCACCTTCTGACTTTAAATTACAGATAACAGCCTGGCAGCACCACTTTTCGTCATTATTTGGAGAAGATGCATTGCGTCGAGTAAATGGGTTCTCTCTTCCTGAGATGCATCTTCCAAACCATCCGGATGTTCTATTTCAATTAATCAAAGCTCTTAAGGAATGTGGATATCGTTGGGTAATGGTTCAAGAACATAGTGTTCAAAATATAGATGGCTCTAATCTAAGAGACGAGCAAAAATATATTCCCAATATGCTCAAAGCTCAAAGTAGTAATGGAGAGACCATCTCTATTCTTTCACTAATAAAAACTCAAGGATCAGATACAAAGCTTGTTGGGCAAATGCAACCTTATTACGAAGCACTGGG
This is a stretch of genomic DNA from Prochlorococcus marinus str. MIT 0912. It encodes these proteins:
- a CDS encoding PAP/fibrillin family protein, with translation MKDKKDLKALIYQIAAATDRGQRMNAMIAPMYQNKLVEMNKLVEDLIPLSDEITQSSIEGEWELIYSSVELFRSSPFFLAIEKALNNKSKSDLFFKLHLLQVGSFGLSTVGRVGQYLNFNKGEMISTFDTTIFGLTTIPILGWFKLLPTFGGRVITLAKGLRLTDKTLSMELEKTKVSEVDGLGKIPFLDSILMDRWYPVKTVWKLLPWNKENPNCEISVIYVDKDLRIIRDMHGALFVYIRPSIPLLDQTKI
- a CDS encoding phytoene desaturase family protein; amino-acid sequence: MENPEVIVIGSGIGGLCCGGLLAKAGKKVLILEAHSKPGGAAHGFEKNGYKFESGPSLWSGIGTWPTTNPLGQVLKALNQKVDLIKYQDWNVQIPEGDYTIGVGDRRFLDQINSISGKDAIKEWEHFIQVIKPIGAAANAIPLLALNQNKDTVFQLIKRSKTLLSHLKSFKYLGGAFGNLVDEHLKDPFLRNWVELLCFLISGLSKDETNAAAMATLFDDWFKQDTYLEYPKGGSESIVNALLNGIYSFGGKLRLNSKVSQIIIKRNKAIGIELQNGEKIYADNIVSNADIWNTVDLIPKEISQNWKEKRARTPKCKSFLHIHLGFNAEGLENIPLHSIWVDDWSKGITAERNVVVLSIPSALDPTMSPPNKHILHGYTPANESWDRWEDLKIGTKEYERTKEERCSVFWKPIKNLVPDIDERIEIKMLGTPLTHQRFLNTKNGSYGPALSAAEGLFPGNKTPIKNLLLCGSSTFPGIGIPPVAASGAMAANTILGSKFQRDLIKELDI
- a CDS encoding glycosyl hydrolase family 57, with the translated sequence MNNEDLPPICGFEFKINKLVNKERDSRQFEEKSKFENVNSGFACALHMHQPTIPAGKNGELISHLQYMFEHTSEGDNHNAEPFAQCYKRLAEIIPNLIDEGYDPKIMLDYSGNLLWGIEQMGRNDILTSLKLLTCNETVRPHVEWLGTFWSHAVASSTPPSDFKLQITAWQHHFSSLFGEDALRRVNGFSLPEMHLPNHPDVLFQLIKALKECGYRWVMVQEHSVQNIDGSNLRDEQKYIPNMLKAQSSNGETISILSLIKTQGSDTKLVGQMQPYYEALGLSKQNLGQQIIPTLVSQIADGENGGVMMNEFPQAFIQAYKKIGTKTNTSHTIAMNGSEYLDFLETLNIDEDSFPLIQAIDQHKIWEKISGPITPTTFIKAIDELQKQDQSFSLSGASWTNNLSWEDGYKNVLEPISKLSSYFHETFDDLVVHNPSLTKTHCYQEALLYLLLLETSCFRYWGQGKWTEYAKTIFEKGEEVLRNIEMSAQKI
- a CDS encoding CIA30 family protein, with product MPELSKVVSSSDFDDWFSLNDTIMGGSSKAVCRASSKGLSLEGVVVEEKGGFVSCKSPIFSPLLNLSKYQGFELKIEGKGRTLKFGVSCKYGIFGLREFFLDKSPGGLRWVAEIETKRFGTTIIKVPFESLEPTVLAKKISLPIKFKSDSISQFQLLHSKFGRPGELNPGFKPGKINFVLQSISVY
- a CDS encoding rhomboid family intramembrane serine protease; protein product: MLEKISKDDWQYFVPFLACTICFFATDFLGIIDKTSIAYWSGRLFYEPYRIITSHFFHGDFNHLLANISGIIVARYFLKSLSLQSNYFFLAFIVLIMPLQAFICWCVDILVYRNPMSLAIGFSGVLFGIDAFILMTTIYGKKKFVYIGCELKKDPRLLKSISVLTGIGIIWSFLPGISLLGHMSGLLAGFLLFWL